AGGTTCTGCCAACTGAAGAACGTAGCGGACCGAACGGACGCGACGATGCAGATGACCGCGAGAAGGCCCACCACCGACAGCGCCTGAACCGTCTGGAACGACGGTCTCCAACCGCGTTTCGCCGACTTGGGCGCGCCGAGGTCCCTGGTCATGAGTCGCCTTTCCGCACGCACGCGGCGAAGAGCGCATCGACGTCGGTCCCGGGGCCCGGCATTTCGCGCACGATGCGGCCGTCCCGGATGACGAGGATGCGATCCGCGAGATTGACGATCTCGAAAAACTCCGACGAGATGAGGATAATCCCCTTTCCCGCCGCTGCCAGGTCCATCATCAGGCGATACATCTGGGCCTTCGTCCCCACGTCGATGCCCTGGGTCGGCTCGTCGAGGATGAGGACCTTCGGGTCGCGCGAGAGCCAGCGGCCGAGGATGACCTTCTGCTGGTTGCCTCCGCTCAGCGTCTGGACCGCCCGGGCCGGGTCGGGCGGGCGGATGGCCAGCCGGTCGATCATCCGCCGCGCGTTCGCGCGGATCCGGCGCGGGT
The nucleotide sequence above comes from Planctomycetota bacterium. Encoded proteins:
- a CDS encoding ATP-binding cassette domain-containing protein is translated as NTPGETILKVEGLSRPGMFHDITFELRAGEILGIAGLVGSGRTEIARAVFGAERAAGRCTLEGRVFGRRSPRRSMARGMGMIQEDRKRDGIITGTSVALNVGASVLDRLSAMGVFLDPRRIRANARRMIDRLAIRPPDPARAVQTLSGGNQQKVILGRWLSRDPKVLILDEPTQGIDVGTKAQMYRLMMDLAAAGKGIILISSEFFEIVNLADRILVIRDGRIVREMPGPGTDVDALFAACVRKGDS